Proteins from a single region of Mycoplasmopsis edwardii:
- the rpsR gene encoding 30S ribosomal protein S18, with amino-acid sequence MSYIKRKKAFTGRKKVCYFCEENIQYIDYKNTELLNKYISATGQIKAKSVSGTCAKHQRKVATAVKRARFIALMPFTIVRTRTMSK; translated from the coding sequence ATGTCATACATTAAACGTAAAAAAGCTTTTACAGGAAGAAAAAAAGTTTGCTACTTCTGTGAAGAAAACATTCAATACATTGATTACAAAAACACAGAATTATTAAACAAATACATTTCAGCAACAGGGCAAATTAAAGCTAAAAGTGTTTCAGGAACATGTGCAAAACACCAAAGAAAAGTTGCAACAGCTGTAAAAAGAGCAAGATTCATTGCTTTAATGCCTTTCACAATCGTTCGTACACGTACAATGTCAAAATAA
- a CDS encoding single-stranded DNA-binding protein — protein MLNKVILIGRTTQDIELAYTSQGIAYGRVSLAVDRKRSANAPRQTDFIQLVFWRGTAEFMKNYIKKGHLIYVEGELHINQFTNRDNQVIKSTEVTVMEIKLLTPKSSTTQRVDSDAVFRAPEQPRSSYFPQQQNNSQAQLQNRQSNSQTSQLHEID, from the coding sequence ATGTTAAACAAAGTGATTTTAATCGGTAGAACAACTCAAGATATTGAATTAGCTTATACAAGTCAAGGTATCGCATATGGAAGAGTATCTTTAGCAGTAGATAGAAAAAGAAGTGCTAATGCACCAAGACAAACAGACTTTATTCAACTTGTTTTTTGAAGAGGCACAGCTGAATTCATGAAAAACTATATTAAAAAAGGTCACTTAATTTATGTTGAAGGTGAATTACATATCAACCAATTTACTAATAGAGATAATCAAGTTATAAAATCTACTGAAGTTACTGTTATGGAAATTAAGCTTTTAACTCCTAAGTCTTCAACAACCCAAAGAGTTGATTCAGACGCAGTGTTTAGAGCGCCTGAGCAACCAAGAAGCTCATATTTTCCACAACAACAAAACAATTCTCAAGCACAATTACAAAATCGTCAATCAAATAGTCAAACATCTCAATTGCATGAAATTGATTAA
- the rpsF gene encoding 30S ribosomal protein S6: MNKYEIMMIVSPKADVKVAFDLLSEVFGKGVSKAEKLENNRLAYEINKSEFGQYVLANVETNGSNIAEFTRRTNIIKEIWRALVINLDTEKGLSSKKASKKAVKPKRVFERKAKENAAETSSEKPVRARAPRAKKSEEAK, translated from the coding sequence ATGAACAAATACGAAATTATGATGATTGTTAGCCCAAAAGCTGATGTTAAAGTTGCTTTTGACTTATTATCTGAAGTTTTTGGAAAAGGTGTTTCAAAAGCTGAAAAATTAGAAAACAATCGTCTTGCATACGAAATTAACAAATCAGAATTTGGACAATATGTTTTAGCAAACGTTGAAACAAATGGTTCAAACATTGCTGAATTCACACGTCGTACAAACATTATCAAAGAAATTTGAAGAGCTTTAGTTATTAACTTAGATACAGAAAAAGGATTATCGTCTAAAAAAGCATCTAAGAAAGCTGTAAAACCAAAAAGAGTTTTCGAAAGAAAAGCTAAAGAAAATGCTGCTGAAACTTCATCAGAAAAACCTGTTAGAGCAAGAGCTCCAAGAGCTAAAAAATCTGAAGAAGCTAAATAG
- the topA gene encoding type I DNA topoisomerase, with amino-acid sequence MKNLVIVESPNKVSTIKKYLGDDFNVIASVGHFLKMKTDGEYGLGIDLQEWEPKYSLDSTKRKVVNDIKEALKDVDNVYIATDPDREGEGIGQHLVSYFKLKNYYRIKYNEITKDAILRAISNPGDLNEGLVNAQKSRRMLDRIIGFRLSNLMKLKFKNAPGIPTAGRVQSIALKLVVDREREIQAFVPEKYFKLNAKLVNNETLAYYFNPNVTDRKDWILSEEVDKVKKYFETAKKELKVTDVTVSRRKVSAITPFKQSVLYKKSPFSSSSTQVILQKLYEGFGDGGLISYPRTDSTRLSQDFINQAHKYINNKWGQEYIASEIKGFSGDQDAHEAIRPTDVYLTPEKAAQKYPEMSEQDLKVYKLIYENTLMALITQPVRESKAYEFQTGEYLFKQSFSKVVFDGYYVVTGYESEKIDPNYQKDQLVNVESFNFEDHETKPVPRYNEGSLIEMLDNIKVGRPSTFATTVKIIKDRKFVVNESSQLIPTEFGIALCDSLIAGFPNIINESYTAKVEEELDKIADNELSKNVVLEDFWNRFQEEVKDALGKINVYQFSAPELERACPACNGVLLIRNNKKGQKFIGCKNFPKCKHTENYVEEGQEEIQE; translated from the coding sequence ATGAAAAACTTAGTAATAGTCGAGTCTCCAAACAAGGTTTCTACAATTAAAAAATATTTAGGTGATGACTTCAATGTTATCGCCTCAGTTGGTCACTTCTTAAAGATGAAAACTGATGGAGAATATGGTTTAGGAATAGATTTACAAGAATGAGAACCAAAGTATTCTTTAGATTCAACAAAAAGAAAAGTTGTTAATGATATTAAGGAAGCTTTAAAAGACGTTGACAATGTTTATATTGCAACTGACCCTGACCGTGAAGGTGAAGGAATCGGTCAACATTTAGTATCTTACTTTAAATTAAAAAACTATTATAGAATTAAGTACAACGAGATTACAAAAGATGCTATTTTAAGAGCTATAAGTAATCCAGGGGATTTAAATGAAGGTTTAGTTAACGCTCAAAAATCACGTAGAATGCTTGATAGAATTATTGGTTTTAGATTAAGTAACTTAATGAAATTAAAATTCAAAAATGCTCCAGGTATTCCAACAGCAGGTAGAGTGCAATCAATTGCTTTAAAACTAGTGGTTGATAGAGAAAGAGAAATTCAAGCCTTTGTTCCTGAAAAATACTTTAAATTAAATGCAAAACTTGTAAATAATGAAACTTTAGCATACTACTTCAATCCAAATGTAACTGATAGAAAAGATTGAATTTTAAGCGAAGAAGTTGATAAGGTTAAAAAATACTTTGAGACAGCTAAAAAAGAATTAAAAGTTACTGATGTAACTGTTTCAAGAAGAAAAGTTTCAGCAATCACACCTTTTAAACAATCTGTATTATATAAAAAGAGTCCATTTAGTTCATCTTCTACTCAAGTTATCTTACAAAAACTTTACGAAGGTTTTGGAGATGGCGGTTTAATTAGTTACCCAAGAACTGATAGTACAAGATTATCTCAAGATTTTATTAATCAAGCACATAAATATATTAATAATAAATGAGGCCAAGAATATATAGCTTCTGAAATTAAAGGATTTAGTGGTGATCAAGATGCCCATGAAGCTATTAGACCTACAGATGTTTACTTAACACCAGAAAAAGCAGCTCAAAAATACCCAGAAATGAGTGAGCAAGATCTTAAAGTATATAAATTAATTTATGAAAACACTTTAATGGCTTTAATAACTCAACCAGTAAGAGAAAGTAAAGCTTATGAATTTCAAACAGGTGAGTACTTATTTAAACAATCTTTCTCAAAAGTTGTTTTTGACGGGTACTATGTTGTAACTGGATATGAATCAGAGAAAATTGATCCAAATTATCAAAAGGATCAATTAGTTAATGTAGAAAGTTTTAACTTTGAAGATCATGAAACAAAGCCTGTGCCAAGATATAATGAAGGTTCATTAATTGAAATGCTTGATAATATTAAAGTTGGTAGACCTTCTACATTCGCTACAACAGTTAAAATTATTAAAGATAGAAAATTCGTTGTTAATGAATCATCGCAATTAATTCCAACTGAATTTGGTATTGCTTTATGTGATTCATTAATTGCAGGATTCCCGAATATTATTAATGAATCATACACAGCTAAAGTTGAAGAAGAATTAGATAAAATTGCTGATAATGAATTATCAAAAAATGTGGTTTTAGAAGACTTTTGAAATAGATTTCAAGAAGAAGTTAAAGACGCATTAGGTAAAATTAATGTTTATCAATTCTCAGCTCCTGAACTTGAAAGAGCTTGCCCTGCATGTAATGGTGTTTTATTAATTAGAAATAATAAAAAAGGTCAAAAATTCATTGGATGTAAAAACTTCCCTAAATGTAAACATACTGAAAATTATGTCGAAGAAGGACAAGAAGAAATTCAAGAATAA